A window of Sphingorhabdus lacus contains these coding sequences:
- a CDS encoding ribonuclease J has product MTTPKNELLFLALGGSNEIGMNVNLYGCQGKWVMVDLGLTFANAEYPGVELILPDLEFIEQRKDDLLGIVLTHGHEDHIGAVAYFAADLGVPLYATPFTATLIRGKLEEEGIADSVELNIIPMEGSFDLGPFGFQFVTLAHSILEMSACLITTPYGKIFHTGDWKLDERPVIGTPSTADQLKAIGEEGILALVCDSTNAFNADDSGSEGSVKADLLKSVKEAKGRVLLTTFASNAARLQTMGEVARETGRTLCFAGRSLHRIIDAAQANGYLKDMPKTVDMEAVDGLARHEVMVVATGGQGEARAALARIAEGNHPVKLEEGDTVIFSSKQIPGNEIAIGVIMNKLAERNILTVTEKQAHVHVSGHPGQPELALLYDWIKPSVLVPVHGERRHMAEQARFAKAHGVKNTLVQSNGDVVRLAPGKPEIIGQERTGRLILDGDTIISADGATINERRRLSWYGLINVAFALDERDRLLGEPQIRLHGVPIEEDMEDFLEEASAAAVKAIRENKGDFEKLRESVRLAVRRVATSWTGKKPIVDVMILETA; this is encoded by the coding sequence ATGACTACCCCAAAGAATGAGTTACTTTTCCTCGCACTGGGCGGGTCGAACGAGATTGGCATGAACGTCAATCTTTACGGTTGCCAGGGCAAATGGGTCATGGTTGATCTTGGGCTGACATTCGCCAATGCGGAATATCCTGGGGTCGAACTGATCCTGCCCGATCTGGAATTTATCGAGCAGCGCAAGGATGACCTTTTGGGTATCGTGCTGACGCATGGTCATGAAGATCATATTGGCGCGGTTGCTTATTTCGCCGCCGATCTCGGCGTTCCACTCTACGCCACGCCCTTTACCGCGACCCTGATACGCGGAAAGCTGGAAGAAGAAGGCATCGCCGATAGCGTCGAATTGAACATCATTCCGATGGAAGGTAGCTTTGATTTGGGACCATTCGGGTTCCAGTTCGTGACGCTCGCCCACTCGATCCTCGAAATGAGCGCCTGTCTCATTACAACACCCTATGGCAAGATATTCCATACCGGCGACTGGAAGTTGGATGAGCGGCCCGTTATCGGAACGCCGTCCACGGCGGATCAGTTAAAGGCCATCGGAGAAGAAGGCATTTTAGCGCTGGTGTGCGATTCCACCAACGCGTTCAATGCAGATGATAGCGGCAGCGAAGGCAGCGTGAAAGCGGACCTGTTGAAATCCGTGAAAGAAGCAAAGGGCAGGGTGCTGCTCACCACCTTTGCATCCAACGCAGCGCGTCTGCAGACCATGGGCGAAGTTGCGCGCGAGACAGGCAGGACCCTTTGCTTCGCCGGTCGTTCCTTGCACCGGATTATCGATGCTGCACAGGCCAATGGCTATTTGAAAGATATGCCCAAGACGGTGGATATGGAGGCTGTCGACGGCCTTGCCCGCCATGAGGTGATGGTTGTGGCCACAGGTGGTCAGGGCGAAGCACGTGCGGCTTTAGCCCGTATTGCGGAAGGAAATCATCCGGTTAAGCTGGAGGAGGGCGATACAGTCATCTTCTCGTCCAAACAGATTCCAGGGAACGAAATCGCTATCGGTGTAATCATGAATAAGCTTGCCGAGCGTAATATTCTGACCGTTACCGAAAAGCAGGCGCATGTCCATGTGTCGGGACACCCCGGCCAACCGGAACTGGCGTTGCTTTACGACTGGATCAAGCCGTCGGTACTGGTACCGGTTCATGGCGAGCGCCGCCATATGGCCGAACAGGCCCGCTTTGCAAAAGCACATGGCGTCAAGAACACTCTCGTTCAGTCCAATGGCGATGTGGTGCGTCTGGCCCCCGGAAAGCCAGAGATCATCGGGCAAGAGCGTACAGGCCGGTTGATATTGGACGGCGATACGATCATTTCAGCCGATGGGGCCACCATAAACGAACGCCGCCGTCTGTCATGGTATGGGCTGATTAACGTCGCCTTCGCCCTAGATGAGCGCGACCGCCTTCTGGGTGAGCCACAAATCCGTTTACACGGCGTGCCTATTGAAGAGGATATGGAGGATTT
- a CDS encoding type III pantothenate kinase yields MLLAIDTGNTNVKFALVDDSGEIVKRWRIATDARRTADEYAVWLDQLIQMAGFRRSDIKAVIVATVVPRALHNLQLLASHYFDCEALIAGRGSVGWGIQLKVDEPQSVGADRAVNAIAAQSLADGDKLVISFGTATTFDYIGPDGSYRGGSIAPGVNLSLDALYAAAAMLPRIAIEPPPNESVIGTTTVGQMQIGIYWGYVAMIEGMIARMKAEIGKPVTVIATGGLAILFQQHGHLFDRVEPDLTLRGLAHLYRNRET; encoded by the coding sequence GAGAAATTGTAAAGCGTTGGCGCATCGCCACCGACGCACGGCGCACGGCGGATGAGTATGCGGTGTGGCTGGATCAACTGATCCAGATGGCCGGTTTCCGCCGAAGCGACATCAAGGCCGTGATTGTCGCAACGGTAGTGCCCCGCGCGCTGCATAATTTGCAGTTGCTTGCCTCCCATTATTTCGATTGTGAGGCGTTAATAGCAGGTCGGGGGTCGGTTGGCTGGGGCATCCAGTTGAAGGTGGATGAACCCCAATCGGTTGGCGCCGATCGCGCGGTAAATGCCATTGCCGCACAATCCTTGGCCGACGGCGACAAGCTGGTTATCAGCTTCGGCACGGCGACCACGTTCGACTATATCGGTCCCGACGGTTCCTATCGGGGGGGCAGTATTGCGCCGGGCGTTAATCTTAGCCTTGATGCACTTTACGCCGCAGCGGCCATGTTGCCGCGTATTGCAATCGAGCCGCCGCCAAATGAAAGTGTCATTGGTACGACAACAGTTGGACAAATGCAGATTGGTATCTATTGGGGCTATGTGGCGATGATCGAAGGAATGATCGCCCGTATGAAGGCTGAAATTGGCAAACCGGTCACGGTCATCGCGACTGGCGGTCTTGCTATCCTTTTTCAGCAACATGGCCATTTATTTGACCGGGTAGAACCGGATTTGACGCTGCGGGGGCTGGCGCATTTGTACAGGAATCGAGAAACATAA